Proteins co-encoded in one Christiangramia fulva genomic window:
- a CDS encoding DUF4249 family protein: MKNKLKILSLLCLFLISCEDVIEVQTENTDKRLIIDGLILVDPNQQTTPVAIKASISSGFFEELKPAKLSNIYLRLENGGYINLFELQPNSGIYQPSGDEVFPGEISTSILINQKISLVLEYNGETYQAEYEYTPTVPLDNLEFGNGDLFQGDETEVKVSFTDKAGRADYYLFDFDYNNYFVSKDEFYDGQEFEFSYFYDEDLPPGEQVEVKIIGINKDFYNYMSQIIVQSNTEFNFFQTPVATVRGNIFNVSRINNDVNLLENFPLGYFAICGFDSARITAE; encoded by the coding sequence ATGAAAAATAAGCTGAAAATACTGAGTTTATTATGCTTATTTCTGATAAGCTGCGAGGACGTAATAGAAGTTCAAACCGAAAACACTGATAAACGCCTAATAATTGACGGACTCATTTTAGTAGATCCTAACCAACAAACTACGCCTGTTGCAATTAAGGCAAGTATTTCAAGCGGGTTCTTTGAAGAGTTAAAACCTGCAAAGCTGTCTAATATTTACCTGAGATTAGAAAATGGCGGCTATATAAATCTTTTTGAACTGCAGCCAAACAGCGGGATCTATCAACCTTCTGGCGATGAAGTATTTCCGGGTGAGATTAGCACTTCAATCCTGATCAACCAGAAAATAAGCCTGGTTCTCGAATATAATGGCGAAACTTATCAGGCCGAATATGAATATACTCCTACGGTACCTCTCGATAATCTCGAGTTCGGAAATGGGGATTTATTTCAGGGCGATGAAACCGAAGTCAAGGTAAGTTTTACAGATAAGGCCGGCCGTGCGGATTACTATCTTTTCGATTTTGACTATAACAACTATTTTGTTTCAAAAGATGAATTTTACGATGGCCAGGAATTCGAATTTTCTTATTTCTACGACGAAGATTTACCCCCCGGAGAACAGGTGGAGGTTAAAATTATAGGCATCAATAAAGATTTTTATAATTATATGTCACAAATCATTGTTCAAAGCAATACCGAGTTCAATTTTTTCCAAACTCCGGTAGCCACAGTGAGAGGAAATATATTCAATGTTTCCAGGATCAATAATGATGTAAACTTACTCGAGAACTTCCCGCTGGGCTATTTTGCGATCTGCGGATTTGATAGCGCCCGGATCACAGCTGAATAA
- the thrS gene encoding threonine--tRNA ligase → MIKITLPDGSIKEFEKGSTPMDVARSISEGLARNVISAKFNGNTIETITPLTEDGDLVLYTWNDEEGKKAFWHSTSHVMAQAIQDLYPGAKLTIGPAIENGFYYDIDFGEEKISESDFKKIEDRMLEIARGKHDFKMREVSKEEALNFYNNEKNPFKLELIENLEDGSITFCDHDTFTDLCRGGHIPNTGIIKAVKLMNVAGAYWRGDENKPQLTRVYGISFPKQKDLKEYLELLEEAKKRDHRKLGKELELFTFSQKVGQGLPLWLPKGAALRERLENFLKKAQKKAGYEMVVTPHIGQKELYVTSGHYAKYGEDSFQPIHTPNEGEEFLLKPMNCPHHCEIYKSSSWSYRDLPKRFAEFGTVYRYEQSGELHGLTRVRGFTQDDAHIFCTPEQLDEEFKKVIDLTLYVFSSLGFENFTAQVSLRDPENKEKYIGSDDVWEKAESAILSAAKEKGLNYVVETGEAAFYGPKLDFMVKDALGRSWQLGTIQVDYNLPERFDLTYKGSDNEMHRPVMIHRAPFGSMERFVAILLEHTGGNFPLWLMPEQAIILSLSEKYEKYSQKVLTLLENNEIRALVDNRNETIGKKIREAEVQKFPYMLIVGEQEAQDGTVSVRKHSEGDLGSMSVEEFANLINTEINSTLKPFETEV, encoded by the coding sequence ATGATCAAGATTACTCTGCCTGACGGTAGTATTAAGGAGTTTGAAAAAGGAAGCACTCCTATGGATGTGGCCAGAAGCATCAGCGAAGGCCTGGCCCGAAATGTAATTTCGGCTAAATTCAACGGTAACACCATTGAAACCATCACGCCATTAACCGAAGACGGCGATCTTGTTCTATATACCTGGAATGACGAAGAAGGGAAAAAAGCCTTTTGGCATTCAACTTCCCATGTAATGGCTCAGGCAATTCAGGATCTGTATCCGGGTGCAAAATTAACTATTGGCCCAGCTATTGAAAATGGTTTTTATTATGACATTGATTTTGGTGAAGAGAAAATCTCTGAATCTGATTTTAAAAAAATAGAAGACCGGATGCTGGAAATCGCCCGCGGGAAACACGATTTTAAAATGCGGGAGGTTTCAAAAGAAGAAGCACTTAATTTTTACAATAACGAAAAGAATCCTTTTAAGCTTGAACTCATAGAAAATCTGGAGGATGGCAGCATCACTTTTTGTGATCATGACACCTTTACCGATTTATGCCGGGGAGGCCATATTCCCAACACCGGGATCATAAAAGCCGTAAAACTGATGAACGTTGCCGGTGCCTACTGGCGGGGTGATGAAAACAAACCACAGTTAACAAGGGTGTACGGTATTTCTTTTCCGAAGCAAAAAGATTTAAAGGAATATCTCGAATTATTAGAAGAAGCTAAAAAGCGTGATCATCGTAAACTCGGGAAAGAACTGGAACTTTTCACTTTTTCACAAAAAGTTGGCCAGGGATTACCGCTTTGGTTACCCAAAGGAGCTGCTTTAAGAGAGCGACTGGAGAATTTTCTGAAAAAAGCTCAGAAAAAAGCAGGTTATGAAATGGTAGTGACTCCACATATTGGACAAAAGGAACTGTATGTTACTTCAGGACACTATGCAAAATACGGGGAAGACAGTTTTCAGCCCATTCACACACCCAATGAAGGAGAGGAATTTTTGCTGAAACCGATGAATTGTCCGCATCATTGTGAAATTTACAAATCTTCTTCCTGGAGTTACAGGGATCTTCCGAAGCGATTTGCAGAATTTGGCACCGTTTACCGATATGAACAAAGCGGGGAACTACATGGGCTTACCCGGGTACGAGGATTTACACAGGATGATGCCCATATTTTCTGTACGCCCGAGCAGCTGGATGAAGAATTTAAAAAAGTAATTGATCTTACCTTATATGTATTCTCATCTTTAGGTTTTGAAAATTTCACAGCCCAGGTTTCCTTACGAGATCCTGAAAATAAAGAAAAGTATATCGGATCTGACGATGTTTGGGAAAAAGCCGAAAGTGCTATTCTGAGCGCTGCCAAAGAAAAAGGTCTCAATTATGTAGTAGAGACCGGCGAAGCAGCATTTTACGGTCCAAAACTGGATTTCATGGTGAAAGATGCACTTGGCAGAAGCTGGCAACTTGGCACCATTCAGGTAGATTATAATTTACCCGAACGATTTGATCTTACTTATAAAGGAAGTGATAATGAAATGCACCGGCCGGTAATGATCCACCGGGCACCTTTTGGCAGTATGGAACGCTTCGTGGCCATACTTCTTGAGCATACCGGCGGAAATTTCCCCTTGTGGCTTATGCCCGAACAGGCTATCATTCTCTCGCTCAGTGAGAAATATGAAAAATACTCACAAAAAGTTTTAACTTTGCTCGAAAATAACGAAATTCGCGCCCTCGTTGACAATAGAAATGAAACTATTGGCAAGAAAATACGGGAAGCTGAAGTGCAAAAATTCCCGTATATGCTGATCGTTGGAGAACAGGAAGCCCAGGATGGTACGGTTTCTGTACGTAAACACAGCGAAGGTGATTTGGGCAGTATGAGTGTTGAAGAATTCGCGAATTTGATAAATACGGAAATCAATAGTACCTTAAAACCTTTTGAAACTGAAGTCTAA
- the infC gene encoding translation initiation factor IF-3, which yields MRRRKPNQFGRQKEEQHRINEKIRADEVRLVGDNVEMQVIPVKQALSIAQEMGLDLVEISPDAKPPVVKAMDYKKYLYEQKKREKAMKAKASKVVVKEIRFGPNTDDHDYEFKKRNAEKFLKDGAKLKAFVFFKGRSIVFKDKGEILLLRLAQDLEEYGKVEQMPKLEGKRMTMFMAPKKTK from the coding sequence ATACGAAGAAGAAAACCGAACCAATTCGGGAGACAAAAAGAAGAACAACACCGAATTAATGAGAAGATCAGGGCAGACGAAGTTCGCCTGGTAGGAGATAATGTCGAAATGCAGGTGATTCCTGTGAAACAAGCCCTTTCTATTGCACAGGAAATGGGACTTGACCTTGTGGAAATATCGCCCGATGCGAAACCACCCGTGGTTAAGGCCATGGACTACAAAAAGTACCTCTACGAACAGAAGAAGAGGGAAAAAGCCATGAAGGCTAAAGCCAGCAAGGTTGTAGTTAAGGAAATCCGTTTTGGCCCGAATACCGACGATCATGACTATGAGTTTAAAAAACGAAATGCCGAGAAGTTCCTGAAAGATGGTGCAAAACTTAAAGCTTTCGTCTTCTTTAAAGGCCGTTCAATCGTATTTAAAGATAAAGGAGAGATCCTTCTGTTAAGACTCGCTCAGGATCTTGAAGAATATGGCAAGGTAGAACAGATGCCAAAACTGGAGGGTAAGCGTATGACCATGTTTATGGCTCCTAAAAAAACGAAATAA
- the rpmI gene encoding 50S ribosomal protein L35, with protein sequence MPKMKTKSSAKKRFKLTGTGKIKRKHAFKSHILTKKSKKRKLALTHSTLVHDADKDNVKLQLRLK encoded by the coding sequence ATGCCTAAAATGAAAACGAAATCCAGTGCCAAAAAGCGTTTTAAGCTAACCGGTACCGGAAAGATCAAAAGAAAGCACGCGTTTAAGAGTCATATCTTAACAAAGAAATCTAAAAAACGTAAGCTCGCCTTAACGCACAGTACTTTGGTACATGATGCAGATAAGGACAATGTGAAACTTCAGTTACGTTTAAAGTAA
- the rplT gene encoding 50S ribosomal protein L20 gives MPRSVNSVAKRARRKKVLKQAKGYFGRRKNVWTVAKNAVDKAMLYAYRDRKAKKRNFRSLWIMRINAAARLNGLSYSQFMGKLKASNIDLNRKVLADLAMNNPEAFKAIVEKVK, from the coding sequence ATGCCAAGATCAGTAAATTCTGTTGCCAAAAGGGCACGTAGAAAAAAAGTTTTAAAGCAAGCTAAAGGCTATTTCGGACGTCGTAAAAACGTTTGGACAGTTGCCAAAAACGCGGTTGACAAAGCAATGTTATATGCTTACAGAGACCGTAAAGCCAAGAAACGCAACTTCCGTTCTCTCTGGATCATGCGTATTAACGCTGCCGCCAGATTAAACGGATTATCTTATTCTCAATTTATGGGTAAATTGAAAGCCAGCAATATCGATTTGAACCGTAAGGTTCTTGCCGATTTGGCAATGAATAACCCGGAGGCTTTTAAAGCAATTGTAGAAAAAGTTAAATAA
- a CDS encoding secondary thiamine-phosphate synthase enzyme YjbQ: MEKIFQKEISLKPRKRGFHLVTEEVISQFSEIKEIDTGILQVFIKHTSAGLTINENADPTVREDFESHFNKMVPENQSYYRHTLEGPDDMPAHLKSALTGTSVQIPISKGKLNLGTWQGIYLGEYRNHGGSRKLVLTAFGK; encoded by the coding sequence ATGGAGAAGATTTTTCAAAAAGAAATTAGCCTGAAACCGAGAAAAAGAGGTTTTCATTTGGTGACAGAGGAAGTCATTTCACAATTTTCAGAAATTAAAGAAATAGACACCGGGATTCTTCAGGTTTTTATCAAGCATACTTCTGCGGGTTTGACTATTAATGAAAATGCCGACCCCACTGTTCGGGAAGATTTTGAAAGTCATTTTAATAAAATGGTGCCCGAGAATCAGTCTTATTACAGACATACCCTTGAAGGCCCTGATGATATGCCGGCACATTTAAAATCTGCCCTTACCGGAACTTCTGTCCAAATTCCAATTTCAAAGGGAAAGTTGAACCTGGGTACCTGGCAGGGAATTTATTTGGGAGAATATCGAAATCACGGAGGTTCAAGAAAGCTTGTATTAACTGCTTTCGGAAAATAA
- a CDS encoding asparagine synthetase B has translation MMMIMTSPFKNLNQEKIFPNLFYKNNSSLFSLKGLLFFLIFSISSNAFASKVLIPMDAETQSNHLKAYGIVYYALENQLKVNWLLNYRGGSFLVSDSDKLRKECQIRGVDFEQISDSMAESILTEISSPSKNMESVALEKAPKIAVYSPKGNKPWDDAVTMALTYAEIPYTTIYDREVLEGKLVLYDWLHLHHEDFTGQYGKFYAAFRTAPWYIEEKKEAEALAKELGYSKVSEEKLAVAENIRDYVIGGGFMFAMCSATDSFDIALSASGVDICEPMFDGDPSDPGYQAKLNYDNTFAFTNFHLERNPMVYEFSDIDMTAKRQIPAESDYFTLMDYSAKWDVVPTMLTQNHTRLIKGFMGQTTSFDPDLIRPGVLIMGECKLNGEARYIHGVKGKGFFTFYGGHDPEDYQHRVGDPKTELELHPNSPGYRLILNNVLFPAAKKKEQKT, from the coding sequence ATGATGATGATAATGACGTCCCCTTTTAAAAATTTAAACCAGGAAAAAATATTTCCAAACTTATTCTATAAAAATAACAGCAGTCTTTTTTCTTTAAAAGGACTGCTGTTTTTTTTGATCTTCAGTATTTCTTCTAATGCTTTTGCTTCCAAGGTATTGATTCCTATGGATGCCGAAACTCAGAGCAATCATTTGAAGGCCTATGGAATTGTTTATTATGCGCTGGAAAATCAGTTGAAGGTGAACTGGCTTCTTAATTATCGTGGTGGATCTTTCCTTGTTTCCGATTCCGATAAACTTCGAAAAGAATGTCAGATTCGCGGGGTCGATTTTGAGCAAATCAGCGATTCTATGGCTGAATCTATTCTTACCGAAATTTCGAGTCCTTCAAAAAATATGGAATCTGTTGCGCTGGAAAAAGCCCCGAAAATCGCAGTTTACAGCCCCAAAGGGAACAAGCCCTGGGATGATGCGGTAACTATGGCGCTTACCTATGCCGAGATTCCCTATACTACTATTTATGATCGGGAAGTTTTGGAGGGTAAATTAGTTCTTTATGACTGGCTTCACCTGCACCATGAAGATTTTACGGGCCAATATGGAAAATTCTATGCAGCCTTTCGAACTGCGCCGTGGTATATTGAAGAAAAAAAGGAGGCAGAAGCTCTGGCTAAAGAACTTGGTTATTCGAAGGTTTCCGAAGAAAAGCTCGCGGTTGCCGAAAATATCAGGGATTATGTGATTGGTGGTGGATTCATGTTCGCTATGTGCAGCGCGACCGATAGTTTTGATATCGCCCTCTCCGCTTCGGGAGTTGACATCTGTGAACCAATGTTTGATGGTGATCCCAGCGACCCCGGCTATCAGGCAAAATTGAATTACGACAATACTTTTGCTTTTACTAATTTTCATCTGGAAAGAAATCCTATGGTTTATGAATTTTCAGATATTGATATGACCGCAAAAAGACAAATTCCTGCAGAGAGTGACTACTTTACCTTAATGGATTATTCGGCGAAATGGGACGTGGTGCCAACCATGCTCACGCAAAATCATACCAGATTGATCAAAGGATTCATGGGCCAAACCACCAGTTTTGATCCCGATCTTATCCGGCCGGGAGTTTTGATCATGGGTGAATGTAAACTAAATGGGGAAGCGCGTTATATTCATGGCGTGAAAGGCAAGGGATTTTTTACTTTTTACGGCGGCCATGATCCCGAAGATTATCAGCACCGGGTTGGTGATCCAAAAACCGAACTGGAATTGCATCCTAATTCCCCCGGTTACAGGCTTATTTTGAATAATGTTCTTTTTCCTGCCGCAAAGAAAAAGGAACAAAAAACCTGA
- the dnaB gene encoding replicative DNA helicase, protein MEKITAPQNIAYRKSNVVSLEKGKVPPQAIDLEEVVLGAMMIDKKGVDEIIDILHPEAFYKNAHSLIYDAIKKLFDNSEAIDLLTVSNQLKKDGNFDKVGGDYYLIQLTQKVSSSAHIEFHARIILQKYIQRSLIKISNEIIEEAFDEGTDVFDLLDNAEAKLYEVTQGNIKRSTETAQSLVMQAKKKIQEISNKEGLSGIPSGFERLDELTSGWQPSDLIIVAARPGMGKTALTLSMARNIAVDQGIPVAFFSLEMSSVQLITRLISSETGLSSEKLRTGKLEQHEWEQLNVKVKDLEKAPLFIDDTPSLSIFDLRAKARRLSSQHGIRLIVIDYLQLMTAGGSQKGGNREQEISTISRNLKALAKELNVPVIALSQLSRAVETRGGSKRPLLSDLRESGAIEQDADIVSFIYRPEYYKIEEWDDEERTPTQGQAEFIVAKHRNGGLDNIRLKFIGELGKFDNLEDFSFPSEIPSRMNSGDDDSGFGGHNLPNPSADEAFGSSMNSDFDDDDNDVPF, encoded by the coding sequence ATGGAAAAAATCACCGCCCCTCAAAATATAGCCTACAGAAAATCGAATGTAGTAAGCCTGGAAAAAGGAAAAGTTCCTCCGCAAGCCATTGATTTAGAAGAAGTTGTTCTTGGGGCGATGATGATTGACAAAAAAGGGGTAGATGAAATTATTGATATTCTTCATCCCGAAGCTTTTTATAAAAATGCCCACAGCCTTATTTACGATGCCATAAAAAAGTTATTCGATAATTCAGAGGCAATCGACTTATTAACGGTTTCTAACCAATTGAAGAAAGATGGCAATTTTGATAAAGTTGGCGGGGATTATTACCTCATTCAGCTTACTCAAAAGGTGTCGAGTTCGGCCCATATTGAGTTCCATGCCCGAATCATTCTGCAGAAATATATCCAGCGTAGCCTTATAAAAATTTCAAATGAAATTATCGAGGAAGCTTTTGATGAAGGAACTGATGTTTTCGACCTTCTTGATAATGCAGAAGCAAAACTTTATGAGGTAACCCAGGGAAATATCAAACGTTCTACCGAGACTGCTCAAAGTCTGGTAATGCAGGCGAAAAAGAAGATCCAGGAAATTTCTAATAAAGAAGGTTTAAGTGGAATTCCTTCAGGATTTGAAAGACTTGACGAACTTACTTCGGGCTGGCAACCTTCAGATTTGATCATCGTGGCGGCCCGACCTGGTATGGGTAAAACAGCACTTACGCTATCCATGGCACGGAATATAGCCGTAGATCAGGGAATTCCTGTTGCTTTTTTCTCCCTGGAGATGTCTTCGGTACAGCTGATCACCCGTTTGATATCTTCAGAAACGGGTCTTTCTTCTGAAAAACTTCGTACCGGGAAATTGGAACAACACGAATGGGAACAGCTGAATGTGAAAGTAAAAGATCTTGAAAAAGCACCGCTTTTTATTGATGACACCCCTTCGCTTTCGATTTTTGACCTCCGGGCAAAAGCGCGCCGGCTTTCTTCACAACATGGAATTCGGCTTATCGTGATCGATTATTTGCAGTTGATGACTGCGGGCGGAAGTCAGAAAGGCGGGAATCGTGAGCAGGAAATTTCCACGATTTCGCGTAACCTCAAAGCCCTCGCCAAAGAATTGAATGTTCCTGTAATTGCGCTCTCTCAGCTTTCACGGGCCGTCGAAACCAGGGGAGGAAGCAAGCGGCCTTTGCTTTCTGACCTCAGGGAATCAGGCGCGATTGAACAGGATGCCGATATTGTTTCCTTTATTTATCGCCCTGAATATTATAAAATTGAAGAATGGGACGATGAAGAAAGAACACCTACCCAGGGACAGGCCGAATTCATCGTGGCCAAGCACCGTAACGGCGGACTTGATAATATTAGGCTGAAATTCATTGGAGAACTCGGTAAATTTGATAATTTAGAAGACTTTAGTTTTCCTTCTGAAATCCCTTCGCGTATGAACAGCGGTGATGATGATAGTGGATTTGGAGGTCATAATTTACCAAATCCGAGTGCCGATGAAGCTTTCGGAAGCTCAATGAACAGCGATTTCGATGATGATGATAATGACGTCCCCTTTTAA
- a CDS encoding acetyl-CoA carboxylase carboxyltransferase subunit alpha, with amino-acid sequence MEYLDFEQPIKELKEQYEKACNIGEESEVDVTATCKQIEKKLSEKKKEIYKNLTPWQRVQLSRHPNRPYTLDYINGICGDTFLELHGDRNVRDDKAMIGGLGKIDEQSYMFIGQQKGFNTKTRQYRNFGMANPEGYRKALRLMKSAEKFGLPVVTLVDTPGAYPGLEAEERGQGEAIARNILEMTRLKVPIIVVIIGEGASGGALGIGVGDRVMMLENTWYSVISPESCSSILWRSWEYKETAAEALKLTAADMKKQKLIDSIIKEPLGGAHSNREEAFEKVKKSIIKAFDEIKNLSPEELVEKRMEKYLNMGVFKG; translated from the coding sequence ATGGAATATTTAGATTTTGAACAACCCATTAAGGAACTTAAGGAGCAGTACGAAAAGGCCTGCAATATTGGCGAAGAGAGTGAAGTTGATGTGACTGCTACCTGCAAGCAAATCGAAAAAAAACTTTCTGAAAAAAAGAAGGAGATCTACAAAAATCTTACTCCCTGGCAGAGGGTTCAGTTGTCAAGACATCCAAACAGGCCCTATACCCTGGATTATATAAACGGAATTTGTGGCGATACTTTCCTTGAACTTCATGGAGACCGAAATGTTCGTGATGATAAAGCGATGATCGGCGGACTTGGAAAGATCGATGAACAAAGTTATATGTTTATCGGTCAGCAGAAAGGTTTCAATACCAAGACCCGCCAATATCGGAATTTCGGAATGGCCAATCCAGAAGGTTACCGCAAGGCACTAAGGCTGATGAAATCGGCTGAAAAATTCGGTCTTCCCGTTGTGACGCTTGTAGATACTCCCGGAGCTTATCCCGGCCTCGAAGCTGAAGAAAGGGGACAGGGTGAAGCCATAGCCCGAAATATTCTGGAAATGACCAGGCTTAAAGTTCCTATTATTGTAGTGATCATTGGCGAAGGTGCCAGTGGTGGTGCTTTGGGAATAGGAGTTGGCGATCGTGTGATGATGCTTGAAAATACCTGGTATTCGGTGATCTCTCCCGAATCATGTTCTTCAATTCTTTGGAGAAGCTGGGAATATAAAGAAACAGCAGCTGAAGCTCTGAAACTTACCGCAGCCGATATGAAAAAACAGAAACTTATTGATAGCATCATAAAAGAACCTCTTGGTGGAGCACATAGCAATCGGGAAGAAGCTTTCGAAAAAGTTAAAAAATCGATTATTAAGGCTTTTGATGAAATAAAAAACTTATCACCAGAGGAACTTGTAGAAAAACGAATGGAAAAATATTTGAATATGGGAGTCTTTAAAGGATGA
- a CDS encoding LptF/LptG family permease produces the protein MKILDWYILKRYLGTFITMLVLFIPIGITVNLAEKIDKILENEVPFMEVVIYYVDFTIYFANLLFPIFLFLSVIWFTSKLAMNTEIIAFLSSGVSFMRFMRPYLIGATIVCIAALVFSMYLGPKANKGYNEFLFQYLKRGTQTQETTDVYRQINDHEYIYASHFQPKSHTARNFTLEHFEGNKLKFKISATSLRWNPKDSIYRLTRVDKRYIGKGKDSIETLRTLDTILPFEFDELTPESYIAETLNYSELNEFIENERRRGSGNISRYLVVKYKRWSTPVSAFILTIIAVAVASFKRRGGMGVNLAVGISLAFIFVFFDKVFGTMAEQSNFSPLIAVWFPNVAFGILAVVMLIRAKR, from the coding sequence TTGAAAATTTTAGACTGGTACATACTTAAGCGCTACCTGGGAACCTTCATTACCATGCTGGTCCTTTTTATTCCCATTGGTATTACCGTGAACCTGGCTGAAAAGATCGATAAGATCCTGGAAAACGAGGTCCCTTTTATGGAGGTGGTGATCTATTACGTAGACTTCACCATTTATTTTGCAAATCTTCTTTTCCCGATCTTCCTTTTTTTATCGGTGATCTGGTTTACTTCAAAACTGGCGATGAATACCGAGATCATCGCTTTTTTGAGTAGCGGGGTTTCTTTTATGCGATTCATGAGACCATATTTGATCGGGGCGACAATCGTATGTATAGCAGCCCTGGTTTTTTCTATGTACCTGGGTCCTAAGGCGAATAAGGGCTATAATGAATTCTTATTTCAGTATCTCAAGCGCGGAACACAAACTCAGGAAACTACAGATGTTTACCGGCAGATCAATGATCACGAATATATCTATGCCAGTCATTTTCAGCCAAAATCACATACAGCCCGTAATTTTACGCTGGAACATTTTGAGGGAAATAAACTGAAATTCAAAATAAGCGCCACCAGTCTTCGGTGGAATCCTAAAGATAGCATTTATCGCCTCACAAGAGTTGACAAACGATACATCGGTAAAGGAAAGGATTCCATTGAAACCTTAAGAACCTTAGACACTATCCTGCCTTTTGAATTTGATGAACTTACGCCTGAATCTTACATTGCTGAAACCCTTAACTATTCTGAGCTCAATGAATTCATAGAAAATGAAAGGCGCCGAGGTTCGGGAAATATTAGTAGGTACCTGGTTGTAAAGTACAAAAGATGGAGTACCCCGGTATCGGCATTCATACTTACAATAATAGCCGTGGCTGTAGCTTCTTTTAAAAGAAGGGGAGGAATGGGCGTAAATCTGGCAGTTGGAATTTCACTTGCGTTTATTTTTGTTTTTTTTGATAAAGTCTTCGGGACAATGGCTGAACAGTCAAATTTTTCTCCCTTGATCGCAGTTTGGTTTCCAAACGTGGCTTTTGGTATCCTGGCTGTGGTTATGCTTATAAGAGCGAAAAGATAA
- the tgt gene encoding tRNA guanosine(34) transglycosylase Tgt, producing MKFDLLGTDPGSKARAGKIETDHGTIETPIFMPVGTVASVKGVHQKELKEDINPDIILGNTYHLYLRPQTDILKKAGGLHTFMNWDRNILTDSGGYQVYSLSARRKIKEEGVKFKSHIDGSYHTFTPENVMEIQRAIGADIIMAFDECTPYPCDYRYAQKSMHMTHRWLDRCMAHLEKTPELYGYQQTLFPIVQGSTYKDLRKQSAEYIANAGAEGNAIGGLSVGEPAEEMYEMTEIVTDILPVDKPRYLMGVGTPINILENIALGVDMFDCVMPTRNGRNGMLFTSQGTINIKNKKWEADFSPIDEEGITFVDTQYSKAYVRHLFSVNEMLGRQIASIHNLGFYLWLVREARKHILAGDFVDWKNKMVRQMDKRL from the coding sequence ATGAAATTTGATCTTTTAGGAACCGATCCCGGTAGTAAGGCGCGAGCAGGAAAAATCGAAACAGATCACGGAACCATAGAAACTCCAATTTTTATGCCTGTAGGTACCGTAGCCTCGGTAAAAGGAGTACATCAGAAAGAATTGAAAGAAGATATCAATCCCGATATTATCCTCGGAAATACTTACCATCTTTACCTTCGTCCCCAAACCGATATTCTTAAAAAAGCGGGTGGTCTCCATACATTCATGAACTGGGACCGAAATATCCTTACTGATAGCGGCGGCTACCAGGTATATTCACTTTCCGCCAGAAGGAAGATCAAAGAGGAAGGGGTAAAGTTCAAATCTCATATAGATGGTTCGTATCATACCTTTACGCCGGAAAATGTGATGGAAATTCAACGTGCGATCGGGGCCGATATCATTATGGCTTTTGACGAATGCACGCCTTATCCTTGTGATTACAGGTATGCGCAGAAATCAATGCATATGACGCATCGCTGGCTGGATAGATGTATGGCCCATCTTGAGAAGACTCCGGAACTTTATGGCTACCAGCAAACTTTATTTCCCATTGTTCAGGGAAGTACCTACAAAGATCTTCGGAAACAATCGGCCGAATATATCGCAAATGCGGGAGCCGAAGGCAATGCTATTGGCGGACTTTCAGTTGGCGAACCTGCCGAAGAAATGTATGAAATGACCGAAATCGTCACTGATATTTTACCGGTAGATAAGCCAAGATATTTAATGGGAGTGGGAACTCCAATCAATATTTTGGAAAATATTGCGTTGGGAGTAGATATGTTTGACTGTGTTATGCCCACCCGAAATGGCCGGAACGGAATGCTTTTTACCTCCCAGGGTACGATCAATATTAAAAATAAGAAATGGGAAGCCGATTTTTCTCCCATCGATGAAGAAGGTATCACCTTTGTAGATACGCAGTATTCAAAGGCCTATGTGCGGCACCTATTTTCTGTAAATGAAATGTTGGGGAGACAAATAGCCAGTATTCACAATCTCGGATTTTATCTTTGGTTGGTAAGGGAAGCCAGAAAGCATATCTTAGCCGGGGATTTCGTTGATTGGAAGAATAAGATGGTAAGACAAATGGACAAACGATTATAA